Sequence from the Acidobacteriota bacterium genome:
GTCCTTCTGGCTCTCCTGGGCGTGGCGTTCGCCCTGGGGTCGATCATCATGGCGAGGCTGTTCGGGCCGCGCCATCCGACCGCCGAGAAGGAGGCGCCGTACGAGTGCGGGATGCCGCCGGTTGGCGACGCGCGGGAACGCCACTCGGTGAAGTTCTACCTCGTGGCGATGATCTTCCTGCTGTTCGACATCGAGGT
This genomic interval carries:
- a CDS encoding NADH-quinone oxidoreductase subunit A encodes the protein MQGWLSIVLLALLGVAFALGSIIMARLFGPRHPTAEKEAPYECGMPPVGDARERHSVKFYLVAMIFLLFDIEVAFLYPWAMALRDLRWAGFVQVLVFFAILVAGYTYVWKKGALKWDRP